Proteins from one Flammeovirgaceae bacterium genomic window:
- the mfd gene encoding transcription-repair coupling factor, with protein MRAKDFLSIYSSDGLVQTLAERIRTSQSENFHLKGLSGSLDAVIFAAVRAVVKSCHLIILHDKEEASYFLNDLQHLLGDKEVLFFPMSYKRPYEYDEIENANVLMRSEVLTLITSQPDKQVIVTYPEALAEKVINKKSLASNTFSIKKGETLDSQFLEEFFHTYEFEKADFVHGPGQFAIRGGIIDVFSFSNDHPYRIELFGNEVESIRSFDPGSQLSVEVWDQVSLMPNVQTRLIQEERHSLLDFISPGTRIWLKDTELVTDVLAKSFDKASQRFDKILKDTGNAKIALRPEQLFETPEYFSSRLHGFVCLEFGHRFHLGATHTFEFKASAQTSFNKNFELMASSLLDSQGQGYSNFIAAEQPRQLERLQGIFEGINPMVGFQPLGFPLRKGFVDHLLKVGVYTDHQIFDRFHRYRAKEGFSKSKAMTFRELHTLQPGDFITHIDYGVGKFAGLEKKMVNGKEQEAIRIVFRDNDLLYASIHSLRKISKYSGKEGTAPVISKLGSGEWENKKAKAKRKVKDIAKELIALYAKRKQASGHAFAPDGFMQAELESSFLYEDTPDQAKATEDVKKDMEMLHPMDRLVCGDVGFGKTEVAIRAAFKAVSEGKQVAVLVPTTILAMQHHRTFCERLGNFPIKIEYISRFKTSQEFKKTINAVKAGEVNIIIGTHRLVSKEVAFNNLGLLIIDEEQKFGVKVKDKLKELKVSVDVLTLTATPIPRTLHFSLMGARDLSIIATPPPNRQPVTTVLHTYDEAVIRDAVSHELQRGGQVFFVHNRISDIEQVANVVFKLVPDCRIGIAHGQMEGNRLEKAMIKFIEGEYDVLVSTNIIESGLDIPNANTIIINQAHMFGLSDLHQMRGRVGRSNKKAFCYLLAPPVSIMTADSRKRLSALEEFSDLGDGFKVAMRDLDIRGAGNLLGAEQTGFINDLGFDTYHKILDDAIQELKETEFKELFSVELAEKVKVLAQDCVIETDLEILIPDNYVGNISERVQLYATLDNLKDMEALSKFSESLKDRFGPIPGPVGQLINTVQLRWMGEALGFEKINLKNGKLKGYFITGKDDYFKSEVFGRILAFVQSSPKRCRLKEAAGKPILTIEGITSVDNALEILAPLAHQTFKPARETVSA; from the coding sequence TTGAGGGCGAAAGATTTTCTGTCCATTTATTCATCCGATGGCCTGGTGCAGACCCTGGCCGAGCGGATACGTACGTCCCAATCGGAAAATTTCCATTTGAAGGGCCTTAGTGGCAGCCTTGATGCCGTCATCTTTGCTGCGGTGCGCGCTGTTGTCAAATCATGCCATCTCATCATTTTGCACGACAAGGAAGAGGCCTCTTACTTCCTCAACGACCTACAACACCTGCTGGGCGATAAGGAGGTGCTCTTTTTCCCCATGTCGTACAAACGGCCGTACGAATATGACGAAATCGAGAATGCCAACGTACTGATGCGGTCGGAGGTGCTTACGCTCATCACCAGCCAGCCCGACAAACAGGTGATCGTCACCTATCCCGAGGCACTGGCGGAGAAGGTGATCAACAAAAAGTCACTGGCAAGCAACACCTTTAGTATCAAAAAAGGGGAAACCCTCGACAGCCAATTCCTGGAGGAGTTTTTCCACACGTACGAATTTGAGAAAGCAGACTTTGTGCACGGGCCCGGCCAGTTTGCCATACGGGGAGGGATCATTGATGTCTTTTCCTTTTCGAACGACCATCCTTACCGCATCGAACTTTTTGGCAACGAAGTGGAGAGCATTCGCAGCTTCGACCCCGGCTCACAGCTTTCCGTGGAGGTATGGGACCAGGTAAGCCTTATGCCCAATGTGCAAACCCGGTTGATCCAGGAGGAAAGGCACTCCCTGTTGGACTTTATCTCCCCCGGCACACGCATTTGGTTGAAGGACACGGAATTGGTCACCGATGTGCTGGCCAAAAGCTTTGATAAGGCTTCGCAGCGGTTTGACAAAATCTTAAAAGACACGGGCAATGCGAAGATTGCCCTCCGTCCCGAGCAGCTTTTTGAAACCCCCGAATATTTCTCCTCGCGCCTGCACGGTTTTGTATGCCTGGAGTTTGGCCATCGTTTTCACCTGGGGGCCACGCACACTTTCGAATTCAAGGCAAGTGCCCAAACCTCCTTCAACAAAAACTTTGAACTGATGGCGTCCTCGCTCCTCGATTCCCAGGGGCAGGGCTATTCCAATTTCATAGCCGCAGAGCAACCCCGGCAGTTGGAGCGGCTACAGGGCATTTTTGAAGGCATCAATCCCATGGTTGGGTTCCAGCCGCTGGGGTTTCCCCTGCGCAAAGGGTTTGTTGATCATCTTTTAAAGGTTGGGGTGTACACCGACCACCAGATTTTTGACCGCTTCCACCGCTACCGTGCCAAAGAGGGGTTTTCCAAGTCCAAGGCCATGACGTTCCGCGAGCTGCATACTTTACAGCCCGGTGACTTCATCACGCATATCGATTATGGGGTAGGGAAATTTGCCGGCCTGGAAAAGAAGATGGTGAACGGAAAGGAGCAGGAGGCCATACGCATCGTTTTCCGCGACAACGACCTGCTGTACGCGAGCATCCATTCCCTCCGCAAGATTTCAAAGTACTCGGGCAAGGAAGGCACCGCCCCCGTGATAAGCAAGCTGGGCAGTGGCGAGTGGGAAAACAAAAAGGCCAAAGCGAAAAGAAAGGTAAAGGACATCGCCAAAGAACTCATCGCGCTTTACGCCAAGCGCAAGCAGGCTTCAGGGCATGCCTTTGCCCCTGACGGGTTTATGCAGGCAGAGTTGGAGTCCTCTTTTCTGTATGAAGACACCCCCGACCAGGCCAAGGCCACGGAAGATGTAAAAAAGGACATGGAAATGCTCCACCCTATGGACAGGCTGGTGTGTGGCGATGTTGGGTTTGGAAAAACAGAGGTGGCCATCCGGGCGGCCTTCAAAGCGGTGTCGGAAGGCAAACAGGTGGCCGTGCTGGTGCCAACCACTATTTTGGCCATGCAGCACCACCGGACTTTTTGCGAGCGGCTGGGCAATTTTCCCATAAAAATTGAGTATATCTCCCGATTTAAGACTTCCCAGGAATTCAAAAAAACGATAAATGCAGTAAAGGCAGGTGAAGTAAACATCATCATTGGTACCCACCGCCTGGTAAGCAAGGAGGTGGCCTTCAACAACCTTGGCCTCCTTATCATTGACGAAGAGCAAAAGTTTGGGGTGAAGGTAAAAGACAAGCTGAAAGAGTTAAAGGTAAGCGTTGACGTGCTCACGCTTACGGCCACGCCCATCCCACGGACATTGCATTTCTCCCTGATGGGGGCCCGGGACTTGAGCATCATTGCCACCCCTCCGCCCAACCGCCAGCCCGTCACCACCGTGCTGCACACCTACGATGAGGCAGTTATCCGCGATGCGGTAAGCCATGAACTGCAGCGGGGTGGTCAGGTCTTTTTTGTGCACAACCGGATAAGCGATATCGAGCAAGTTGCCAATGTGGTGTTTAAACTGGTGCCGGATTGCAGGATAGGAATTGCCCACGGCCAAATGGAGGGCAACCGGTTGGAAAAAGCCATGATCAAGTTTATTGAAGGGGAGTATGACGTATTGGTGTCCACCAATATTATAGAGTCGGGCCTGGATATCCCCAACGCCAACACCATCATCATCAACCAGGCCCACATGTTTGGGCTAAGCGACCTGCACCAAATGCGGGGCAGGGTGGGCCGCTCCAATAAAAAAGCATTTTGCTATTTGCTTGCCCCCCCGGTTTCCATTATGACTGCCGACTCCCGCAAAAGGCTGTCGGCATTGGAGGAATTTTCCGATTTAGGTGATGGCTTTAAAGTGGCCATGCGCGACCTCGACATACGCGGGGCCGGGAACTTGTTGGGGGCAGAGCAGACCGGGTTTATCAATGACCTGGGGTTCGACACCTACCATAAAATACTGGACGATGCCATCCAGGAACTGAAGGAAACGGAGTTCAAAGAATTGTTCTCGGTAGAGTTGGCGGAGAAGGTGAAGGTACTGGCCCAGGATTGCGTGATTGAAACCGACCTGGAGATATTGATCCCCGACAACTATGTGGGCAATATCAGCGAGCGGGTACAGTTGTATGCCACGCTGGACAACCTCAAGGACATGGAGGCCCTTTCAAAGTTCAGCGAATCATTGAAGGACAGGTTTGGCCCCATCCCAGGGCCGGTCGGTCAATTGATAAATACCGTCCAACTGCGGTGGATGGGGGAAGCGCTCGGGTTTGAAAAAATAAACCTGAAGAACGGTAAGCTGAAGGGCTA